A portion of the Musa acuminata AAA Group cultivar baxijiao chromosome BXJ1-1, Cavendish_Baxijiao_AAA, whole genome shotgun sequence genome contains these proteins:
- the LOC135653386 gene encoding pentatricopeptide repeat-containing protein At2g17670-like, producing the protein MGKLPPSLRSAKLPLPFHKPPPSPSPPSPSTPLSQSPSPPERSVFFRSPLKKPKKPSKTPRGTLNPSPPPPQQHVFRSPLLSDAISTFDALAASSPSSLDPTSLLQSFCNAGASPADALSFLRHISPSLAPGRASFHVLLGHSCLHHSAPDPASVLDLMSDNGSPPDAASADLAVRALCSADRLDDACVLLRDRLASAADRFTYNFLVRRFARFRPISTVYALIKELRGVGLQPDVVTYTNLIDAVCRGRNLREATRLLGMLADAGFKPDCYVYNVIMKGYCMVDQYGEVMEVYNRMKDEGIEPDLVTYNTLVYGLSKAGMLTQAKKFLNVMADMGHFPDVVTYTSLMGGMCRKGDALGALKLLEEMEEKGCNPNECTYNTLLMGLCKSKCLDKGMQLYQEMIAKAMKLENATYATFVRALCRANKIAEAYEVFDYAIDSKSLTDVTAYMALENSLKWLNKAKV; encoded by the exons ATGGGGAAGCTGCCTCCTTCCCTGCGCTCTGCCAAATTACCCCTCCCCTTCCACAAACctcccccttccccttcccctccgTCACCTTCTACTCCTCTTTCCCAGTCTCCATCCCCGCCCGAACGTTCCGTCTTCTTCAGGTCTCCCCTCAAGAAACCCAAGAAGCCCTCCAAAACCCCCAGGGGAACCCTCAACCCCTCTCCCCCGCCCCCACAGCAGCATGTCTTCCGGTCCCCCCTCCTTTCCGACGCCATCTCCACCTTCGACGCCCTCGCTGCCTCCTCCCCTTCCTCACTCGACCCTACCTCCCTCCTCCAGTCCTTCTGCAACGCCGGCGCCTCCCCCGCCGACGCCCTCTCCTTCCTCCGCCACATCTCCCCCTCCCTCGCCCCTGGCCGCGCCTCCTTCCACGTCCTTCTCGGCCACTCCTGCCTCCACCACTCCGCCCCCGACCCGGCCTCCGTCCTCGACCTCATGTCCGACAATGGATCGCCCCCGGACGCTGCCTCCGCTGACCTCGCCGTCCGTGCCCTCTGCTCCGCCGACCGCCTCGATGATGCCTGCGTTCTCCTCCGCGACCGCCTTGCCTCCGCCGCCGACCGGTTCACCTACAACTTCCTCGTCCGCCGCTTCGCCCGCTTCCGCCCCATCTCCACCGTCTACGCACTCATCAAAGAACTCCGCGGCGTTGGACTTCAGCCCGACGTCGTCACCTATACCAACCTCATCGACGCTGTCTGCCGCGGCCGGAACCTCCGCGAGGCAACGCGGCTCCTCGGCATGCTCGCCGACGCTGGCTTCAAACCGGACTGTTACGTGTACAACGTCATCATGAAGGGCTACTGCATGGTGGATCAGTACGGGGAGGTGATGGAGGTCTACAACAGGATGAAGGACGAGGGCATCGAGCCTGACCTAGTGACCTATAACACCCTCGTGTATGGGCTTTCCAAGGCTGGGATGCTCACACAGGCAAAGAAGTTCTTGAATGTGATGGCAGACATGGGGCATTTCCCAGACGTGGTCACGTACACCTCGCTCATGGGCGGGATGTGCAGGAAAGGAGATGCCCTGGGGGCGCTCAAGCTTCTGGAGGAGATGGAGGAGAAGGGGTGCAACCCGAATGAGTGCACCTACAACACGTTACTTATGGGGCTTTGCAAGTCTAAGTGTTTGGACAAGGGGATGCAGCTGTATCAGGAGATGATTGCTAAGGCTATGAAGCTGGAGAATGCAACCTATGCAACGTTTGTGAGGGCACTGTGTCGTGCGAACAAGATTGCAGAGGCGTATGAGGTGTTTGATTATGCAATTGATAGCAAGAGTTTAACAGATGTAACAGCATACATGGCATTGGAAAACTCACTCAAGTGGCTGAATAAGGCAAAAGT GTGA
- the LOC135614562 gene encoding NAC domain-containing protein 22-like, translating into MIHGRKLQLQIITTIHLYRHDPWEIITTIHLAAITACGWPRWGRVALLRAERPEARRRAAESDDGTGLWKATGCDRPVRSATDPKRLVGLKKTLVYYQGRAPRGTMADRVMNEYRLARELTPTEGVCM; encoded by the exons ATGATTCACGGCAGGAAGCTTCAGCTCCAGATCATCACCACCATTCATCTTTACCGCCACGACCCTTGGGAGATCATCACCACCATTCATCTCGCGGCAATTACTGCATGC GGTTGGCCAAGATGGGGGAGAGTGGCACTTCTACGTGCCGAGAGACCGGAAGCAAGGCGGCGGGCGGCCGAGTCGGACGACGGAACGGGGTTGTGGAAGGCCACGGGATGCGACAGGCCGGTGCGCAGCGCCACCGATCCGAAGCGGCTCGTCGGCCTCAAGAAGACGCTGGTGTACTACCAGGGCAGGGCGCCTCGGGGCACCATGGCCGACCGGGTCATGAACGAGTACCGACTCGCCCGAGAGCTCACCCCCACTGAAGGTGTCTGCATGTGA
- the LOC135653548 gene encoding protein ALTERED PHOSPHATE STARVATION RESPONSE 1-like, with protein sequence MGCGGSKLEEAAAVAHCRERSQLLADAIHYRYALADAHAAYARSLRSVGDAIQGFIYPGLPSASPVLPLPAQRKGDPLPPPAAAASVPSAAVRGHSRSDSGSHIQFHPTDSDDDSLLHSDGASPIHHLHADDAPVGPTYVNLNYARNRPAESSVSYEQPPQSSEPIRLGSVDEQPHVAYPYYGYPYPPQNSNLDPYPSYPYMSYGDGMQRGFLGSSSRPPNIRPPAVADGASSTSREPPPPPAPQASTWDFLNPFDSWDNYYPPYTPSRSSRELREEEGIPDLEDEDHEVVKEAYGDPKFLASTSPAVIGEDTVKALNGSKEGVVGSVGEDPHRQSRSIEAGRSSEHEVLVVEKSVVTQPAERRGAVGFPVSRSYQDVFEVVQEIKTQFDRASESANQVSKMLEVGKVLYHQKNSPYKVSARMICGLPLLATYDNEDLLVFEEDKAMGCGNLSSTLQKLYNWERKLLEEVMAEEKMRTLYEQNRERLRHLSERGAEAEKVEAVETSNRKLSTKIRIAIQVVGTISSKISQLRDEELWPQVRELIDGFMGMWKVMWECHRIQCQAISEAKDLDSIVSGVKHGDRRMDAVKQLEFKMVDWITNFSVWVTVQRSYVKSLNGWLVKGMHYVPEVTDDGVVPFSPGRLGAPPVFVICNYWSQSVDRISKRDVVDAVHAFADNVFNIWQQHKVEQQQTLSANRDMDSKLRSMEKEEQQMLKQKRKLMLISSENGVSISEHVVQQGSTVNSLQLSLKQVFEAMENFTADSMKTYEVLHKRSEEEKQRFTRENEIVS encoded by the exons ATGGGCTGCGGGGGCTCCAAACTGGAGGAGGCGGCCGCCGTGGCGCACTGCCGCGAGCGCTCGCAGCTCCTCGCCGACGCTATCCACTATCGCTACGCTCTCGCGGACGCCCACGCCGCCTACGCCCGGTCCCTCCGCTCCGTCGGCGACGCCATCCAGGGGTTCATCTACCCTGGGCTCCCCTCGGCGTCGCCGGTCCTCCCCCTCCCCGCCCAGCGGAAGGGCGACCCTCTCCCGCCTCCCGCGGCTGCCGCCTCCGTCCCCTCCGCTGCCGTCCGTGGCCACTCCCGTTCTGACTCCGGCTCGCACATCCAATTCCACCCCACTGATTCCGACGATGATTCGCTCCTCCACTCCGATGGTGCGTCCCCGATTCACCATCTTCATGCCGATGATGCTCCCGTTGGGCCGACCTACGTCAACCTTAACTACGCTCGGAACCGCCCGGCGGAGTCTTCCGTCTCCTACGAGCAGCCGCCACAGAGTTCCGAGCCAATACGCCTCGGCTCCGTCGATGAACAACCTCACGTGGCTTACCCTTACTATGGCTACCCGTATCCCCCTCAAAACTCGAACCTTGACCCTTATCCTTCTTACCCGTATATGAGCTACGGCGATGGCATGCAGAGAGGATTCCTTGGTTCCTCTTCACGGCCTCCAAACATTCGACCACCAGCCGTCGCAGATGGTGCGAGTTCTACTTCTCGGGAGCCTCCACCGCCGCCTGCGCCTCAGGCTTCGACATGGGACTTCCTAAATCCGTTCGACTCGTGGGATAATTATTATCCTCCATATACCCCAAGCCGAAGCTCGAGGGAGTTAAGAGAGGAGGAAGGGATCCCTGATCTGGAAGATGAAGACCATGAGGTCGTCAAGGAAGCCTATGGCGACCCAAAGTTTTTAGCTTCTACATCGCCTGCTGTGATTGGGGAGGATACAGTGAAGGCTCTTAATGGGTCGAAGGAGGGTGTTGTCGGCAGTGTTGGGGAGGATCCCCATCGACAATCGAGGTCAATTGAGGCAGGGAGAAGCTCCGAGCATGAGGTTCTTGTGGTGGAGAAGAGCGTGGTGACTCAACCAGCAGAACGACGCGGTGCAGTGGGCTTTCCAGTGTCTCGGAGTTATCAAGATGTTTTCGAGGTTGTGCAGGAGATAAAGACCCAGTTCGATAGGGCGTCTGAGTCGGCCAATCAGGTGTCTAAAATGCTTGAAGTGGGAAAGGTTCTATATCACCAGAAGAATTCTCCTTATAAAG TTTCTGCCAGGATGATATGTGGGTTGCCTCTTCTAGCGACCTATGACAATGAAGATCTTTTAGTATTTGAGGAGGATAAGGCGATGGGCTGTGGTAATCTTTCATCAACTTTGCAGAAGCTATACAATTGGGAAAGAAAGCTTCTTGAGGAAGTCATG GCTGAGGAAAAGATGAGGACACTATATGAACAAAATCGTGAGCGCCTGAGACACTTGAGCGAGAGGGGTGCAGAGGCTGAAAAAGTTGAGGCGGTGGAAACTTCTAACAGGAAGCTATCTACAAAGATAAGAATAGCCATTCAGGTTGTGGGCACAATTTCTAGTAAAATCAGTCAGCTGAGGGATGAAGAATTATGGCCACAAGTTCGTGAACTTATTGATGG ATTTATGGGAATGTGGAAAGTTATGTGGGAATGCCATCGTATTCAGTGTCAAGCCATATCTGAGGCTAAAGATCTAGATTCTATTGTTTCTGGAGTGAAGCATGGTGATCGTCGTATGGATGCAGTAAAGCAGTTAGAGTTCAAGATGGTGGATTGGATTACTAATTTCTCTGTTTGGGTCACTGTTCAAAGGAGCTATGTCAAATCCTTGAATGGCTGGCTTGTGAAAGGTATGCATTATGTGCCTGAAGTTACAGATGATGGAGTTGTTCCGTTTTCTCCAGGGAGATTAGGTGCACCTCCTGTATTTGTCATTTGCAATTACTGGTCTCAAAGTGTGGATAGGATATCCAAAAGGGATGTTGTGGATGCCGTGCATGCTTTTGCTGACAATGTTTTCAACATCTGGCAACAGCACAAAGTTGAGCAGCAGCAAACGTTGTCGGCCAATAGAGATATGGATAGCAAGCTAAGGTCAATGGAAAAGGAGGAACAACAAATGCTCAAGCAGAAAAGGAAATTAATGTTAATTTCCAGTGAGAATGGAGTATCAATATCTGAACATGTAGTGCAGCAGGGTTCCACCGTGAATAGCCTGCAGTTAAGTTTAAAGCAGGTCTTTGAAGCTATGGAAAATTTTACTGCTGATTCCATGAAAACTTATGAGGTACTCCACAAACGTTCCGAAGAAGAGAAACAGCGGTTTACCAGAGAGAATGAAATTGTTTCATAG
- the LOC103994700 gene encoding uncharacterized protein LOC103994700, producing the protein MVVAFRGSISLPGSPNPSEENKPHHARSTSLPSLSHPAVSHLHGQICALRSWPLQPDCRHSPPPAGEWIVAGFTGIGRLHDALHDLLRLPLARDRLRPAPWADRLLDAFLRLADAHGSFRSAALALRQHLSEARAATRRHDPGRLSSALRAHRRAEKALARLASAAKDIARQTPLAPGLPADEEEIADILREAVAATATASAAVFAGIAAVSSAAETAAASALKGSSTVGTLMRLSSTTKKAAWESERETAALERLEESKECIEGLEKGSERVLRSLMNNRVSLLNILSPSL; encoded by the coding sequence ATGGTCGTTGCATTCCGCGGCTCCATCTCCCTCCCGGGCAGCCCGAACCCCAGCGAGGAGAACAAGCCCCACCACGCCCGCTCCACCAGCCTCCCCTCCCTCTCCCACCccgccgtctcgcacctgcacggcCAGATCTGCGCCCTACGATCCTGGCCACTGCAGCCCGACTGCCGCCACTCTCCGCCCCCCGCTGGGGAATGGATCGTCGCTGGATTTACCGGCATCGGCCGACTCCATGATGCCCTCCACGACTTACTCCGCCTCCCCCTCGCCAGGGACCGGCTCCGCCCCGCCCCCTGGGCCGACCGCCTCCTCGACGCGTTCCTCCGCCTCGCTGACGCGCACGGGTCCTTCCGCTCCGCCGCTCTCGCCCTCAGGCAGCACCTGTCCGAGGCCCGCGCGGCAACCCGGCGCCACGACCCGGGCCGACTCTCGTCCGCCCTCCGGGCCCATCGCCGCGCCGAGAAGGCGCTCGCCCGGCTCGCCTCCGCCGCCAAGGACATCGCCAGGCAGACCCCGCTCGCCCCAGGGCTGCCGGCGGACGAGGAGGAGATCGCAGACATCTTGAGGGAGGCCGTGGCGGCGACCGCGACGGCCTCCGCGGCGGTGTTCGCGGGGATCGCGGCGGTGTCCTCGGCTGCAGAAACGGCGGCAGCTTCGGCGTTAAAGGGATCGTCGACGGTAGGGACGCTAATGAGGCTGTCGTCGACGACGAAGAAGGCTGCGTGGGAGTCTGAACGAGAGACTGCGGCATTAGAGAGGTTAGAGGAGTCGAAAGAGTGTATCGAGGGATTGGAGAAGGGAAGCGAACGAGTGCTTAGGAGCTTGATGAACAATAGGGTTTCACTTCTTAACATTCTCAGTCCCTCCTTGTAG
- the LOC103994692 gene encoding rop guanine nucleotide exchange factor 1 codes for MGSLPEEEEEEYASDLQSDRCGSYSPSADVSESESSGDLSDRAPLAAAAASAPFASSPLAALLPADPHLVLWEPKLEKRDTDFSEVEMMKERFAKLLLGEDMSGGGKGVCTALAISNAITNLSATVFGELWRLEPLAALKKAMWRREMDWLLCVSDSIVELIPSIQDFPGGGTFEVMVSRPRADLHMNLPALKKLDAMLIGMLDGFQDTEFWYVDRGILVADADEDGSRSCPSSSFGRPSLRQEEKWWLPCPRVPPKGLSEVARKRLQQCRDCVNQILKAAMAINSGVLAEMVIPDVYNETLPKSGKSCLGEIIYHYITAEEFSPDCLLDCLDLSSEHHTLEIANRIEAAIHVWRLKSQKRHPQPKEKKTSWRGKVKGLVAVTRKSQFLAERAEGLLQSLKIRYPGLPQTVLDMNKIQYNKDVGQSILESYSRVMESLAFNIMARIDDLIFVDDATKKCAAAEAVSIFNRGGMGGLPVQKRMSPSPFSIQNSPYASPFATPTFCSSTPITESPGRLQTSLSKRSIQFQQEGKMAKIISGDLEKLWSYTGNLSARKDAGDAPERD; via the exons ATGGGAAGCctcccggaggaggaggaggaggagtacgCGTCCGACCTCCAAAGCGACCGCTGCGGGAGCTACAGCCCCAGCGCCGATGTCAGCGAGTCAGAGTCCTCCGGTGACCTCTCCGACCGCGCCCcgctcgccgccgccgctgcctccgccCCCTTCGCCTCTTCGCCGCTCGCGGCGCTGCTGCCTGCCGACCCCCATTTGGTGCTCTGGGAGCCGAAGTTGGAAAAGAGGGACACCGATTTCTCGG AggtggagatgatgaaggagagGTTTGCGAAGCTTCTGCTCGGGGAGGACATGTCCGGCGGTGGCAAAGGAGTCTGTACCGCGCTTGCCATCTCGAATGCCATCACGAATCTTTCCG CTACCGTGTTTGGGGAGCTCTGGCGATTGGAGCCCCTGGCGGCGCTGAAGAAGGCAATGTGGCGCCGGGAGATGGATTGGTTGCTATGCGTGAGCGATTCCATCGTGGAGCTCATCCCTTCCATCCAAGACTTCCCTGGGGGCGGCACCTTCGAGGTGATGGTCTCTCGTCCCCGAGCCGACCTCCACATGAACCTCCCCGCGCTCAAGAAGCTGGACGCCATGCTTATCGGAATGTTGGATGGGTTCCAAGATACTGAGTTTTGGTATGTGGATCGGGGGATTTTGGTTGCTGATGCAGACGAGGATGGGAGCAGGTCCTGCCCGTCTTCATCCTTTGGCAGGCCATCGTTGCGCCAGGAAGAAAAATGGTGGCTTCCGTGCCCAAGGGTGCCACCCAAAGGCTTGTCGGAGGTCGCAAGGAAGAGGTTGCAGCAATGTCGGGATTGTGTGAATCAGATTCTTAAGGCAGCCATGGCGATTAATAGTGGGGTGCTTGCTGAGATGGTGATCCCTGACGTGTATAACGAGACCTTGCCTAAG AGTGGGAAATCATGTTTGGGTGAGATAATTTACCACTACATAACAGCTGAAGAATTTTCACCAGATTGCCTTCTTGATTGTTTGGATCTGTCATCTGAGCATCATACGCTTGAAATAGCAAATAGGATTGAGGCAGCAATTCATGTTTGGAGGCTGAAAAGCCAAAAAAGACATCCCCAACCAAAGGAAAAAAAGACGTCTTGGAGAGGAAAAGTGAAAGGCCTTGTTGCTGTCACCAGAAAAAGTCAATTTCTGGCAGAACGGGCAGAGGGTCTCTTGCAAAGCTTAAAAATTCGATATCCTGGACTTCCTCAGACAGTTCTAGATATGAACAAAATTCAGTACAATAAG GATGTAGGGCAGTCCATACTCGAGAGTTACTCCAGAGTCATGGAAAGTTTGGCATTTAATATCATGGCAAGGATTGATGACTTAATCTTTGTGGATGATGCAACAAAAAAATGTGCAGCCGCGGAAGCTGTCTCTATATTCAACCGGGGAGGAATGGGAGGACTTCCAGTTCAGAAAAGGATGTCGCCCAGCCCCTTCTCAATTCAGAATTCACCTTATGCCTCACCATTTGCAACACCTACATTTTGCTCTTCAACCCCAATAACCGAAAGCCCTGGAAGGCTGCAAACTTCTTTAAGTAAGAGGAGTATCCAGTTTCAACAAGAGGGAAAGATGGCGAAGATCATCTCAGGTGACCTGGAGAAGTTGTGGTCATACACTGGCAACCTGAGTGCCAGAAAAGATGCAGGAGATGCTCCCGAAAGGGACTAA
- the LOC135584224 gene encoding cytochrome c1-2, heme protein, mitochondrial-like — MAAGRGISQLLRKHFQFQSSVPSFVQYIKQEEATRSAGMKSPKVLALLGVGITGALGFASLASADEAEHGLAAPIYPWPHKGILDSYDHASIRRGHQVFQQVCASCHSMSLISYRDLVGVAYTEEETKAMAAEIEVVDGPNDEGEMFTRPGKLSDRFPQPYPNEQAARFANGGAYPPDLSLITKARHNGQNYVFALLTGYRDPPAGVSIREGLHYNPYFPGGAIAMPKMLIDGAVEYEDGTPATEAQMGKDVVTFLSWAAEPEMEERKLMGFKWIFVLSLALLQAAYYRRLKWSVIKSRKLVVDVVN, encoded by the exons ATGGCTGCTGGAAGAGGCATCAGCCAGCTCCTGAGGAAGCATTTTCAGTTTCAGTCATCA GTTCCATCTTTTGTTCAATATATAAAGCAGGAAGAGGCTACCAGATCAGCTGGTATGAAATCTCCAAAGGTGCTTGCATTACTTGGAGTTGGTATTACTGGTGCTCTGGGTTTTGCTTCCTTGGCATCTGCTGATGAAGCAGAGCATGGTTTAGCAGCTCCAATTTATCCATGGCCTCATAAGGGTATCCTTGATTCGTATGACCATGCATC AATTCGGCGGGGTCACCAAGTTTTCCAACAAGTATGTGCCTCTTGTCATTCGATGTCTCTGATTTCATATCGAGATCTTGTTGGTGTTGCATACACCGAAGAGGAGACAAAAGCAATGGCTGCTGAGATTGAGGTTGTTGATGGCCCAAATGATGAAGGTGAAATGTTTACTCGCCCTGGTAAATTAAGTGATCGTTTTCCGCAGCCATACCCCAATGAACAAGCAGCAAGATTTGCAAATGGAGGAGCATATCCTCCTGACCTGAGCCTAATCACGAAG GCACGACACAACGGCCAGAACTATGTGTTTGCCCTTCTCACTGGCTATCGTGATCCTCCTGCTGGTGTTTCG ATTCGTGAGGGGCTGCATTACAATCCCTATTTTCCCGGTGGTGCAATAGCTATGCCAAAAATGCTTATTGATGGTGCTGTTGAGTACGAAGATGGTACTCCTGCAACTGAAGCCCAG ATGGGCAAAGATGTTGTTACATTTTTATCTTGGGCAGCGGAGCCTGAGATGGAAGAGAGAAAACTG ATGGGGTTCAAATGGATTTTCGTTCTGTCGCTTGCTCTTCTCCAAGCTGCTTACTATCGGCGGCTGAAGTGGTCTGTTATTAAGTCACGCAAGCTGGTTGTAGATGTCGTGAACTAA